The Piliocolobus tephrosceles isolate RC106 chromosome 2, ASM277652v3, whole genome shotgun sequence genome window below encodes:
- the TMEM42 gene encoding transmembrane protein 42 isoform X1, whose protein sequence is MAERPRPPGGAVSATAYPDTPAEFPPHLLAGAMRRRFWGVFNCLCAGAFGALAAASAKLAFGSEVSMGLCVLGIIVMASTNSLMWTFFSRGLSFSMSSAIASVTVTFSNILSSAFLGYVLYGECQEVLWWGGVFLILCGLTLIHRKLPPTWKPLPHKQQ, encoded by the exons ATGGCCGAGAGGCCGCGGCCTCCGGGCGGCGCCGTGTCTGCGACCGCCTACCCCGACACCCCTGCGGAATTCCCTCCGCACCTCCTGGCGGGTGCGATGCGGCGCCGCTTTTGGGGCGTATTCAACTGCCTGTGCGCCGGCGCGTTCGGGGCCCTGGCCGCCGCCTCCGCCAAGCTGGCCTTCGGCAGCGAG GTGAGCATGGGTTTATGCGTCTTAGGCATTATTGTGATGGCGAGCACCAATTCTCTGATGTGGACCTTCTTTAGccggggcctcagtttctccatgtctTCAGCCATTGCATCTGTCACAGTGACTTTTTCAAATATCCTCAGCTCG GCCTTTCTGGGCTATGTGCTGTATGGAGAGTGCCAGGAGGTCTTGTGGTGGGGAGGAGTGTTCCTCATTCTCTGCGGACTCACCCTGATCCACAGGAAACTTCCACCCACCTGGAAGCCCCTTCCACACAAGCAGCAGTAG
- the TMEM42 gene encoding transmembrane protein 42 isoform X2, which translates to MAERPRPPGGAVSATAYPDTPAEFPPHLLAGAMRRRFWGVFNCLCAGAFGALAAASAKLAFGSEVSMGLCVLGIIVMASTNSLMWTFFSRGLSFSMSSAIASVTVTFSNILSSETSTHLEAPSTQAAVAPLG; encoded by the exons ATGGCCGAGAGGCCGCGGCCTCCGGGCGGCGCCGTGTCTGCGACCGCCTACCCCGACACCCCTGCGGAATTCCCTCCGCACCTCCTGGCGGGTGCGATGCGGCGCCGCTTTTGGGGCGTATTCAACTGCCTGTGCGCCGGCGCGTTCGGGGCCCTGGCCGCCGCCTCCGCCAAGCTGGCCTTCGGCAGCGAG GTGAGCATGGGTTTATGCGTCTTAGGCATTATTGTGATGGCGAGCACCAATTCTCTGATGTGGACCTTCTTTAGccggggcctcagtttctccatgtctTCAGCCATTGCATCTGTCACAGTGACTTTTTCAAATATCCTCAGCTCG GAAACTTCCACCCACCTGGAAGCCCCTTCCACACAAGCAGCAGTAGCACCACTTGGCTGA